One window from the genome of Trueperaceae bacterium encodes:
- the lysS gene encoding lysine--tRNA ligase, with protein MSQKSLQEQREQRLRNLESLSERGFESYPHRYRSSHSAAELHRARSEITAGEEFPEERVVIAGRAMLLRRMGKVTFATLQDASGRIQAYFQRDQLKNYTSVKKVDLGDWIEVHGSLFVTQTKELTVRVDSFRLLAKSLRPLPDKHRGLVDKEVRYRQRYIDLMVNPDRRDTFVLRSKAVSFIRRHLDDLGFIEVETPVLQTIPGGAEARPFLTHHNALDYDFHLRISLELHLKRLIVGGFEAVYEIGRNFRNEGLSHKHNPEYTMLELYWAGRDYLEILELVEDMYSKLVQEITGSMILTYQGQKLDFTPPWPRIDYTDELATRMGIEFDLLDEQQLRLWVHDHHPPADGEEALGNQAFNQVMDKLYDIYLEPHLVGPVFVMDHPQVISPLAKVHPKRPGLVARFEPVAVGMELGNAFSELNDPLDQRERFELQQQLRQAGDEESPPLDEDYLVALEYGMPPTGGLGLGIDRLAMLLADVPSIRDVILFPLLKPE; from the coding sequence ATGTCGCAGAAGTCGCTCCAGGAGCAGCGCGAGCAGCGGCTCAGGAACTTAGAGTCTTTGAGCGAGCGCGGTTTTGAATCCTATCCTCACCGCTACCGTTCTAGCCATAGTGCTGCTGAGCTTCATAGAGCTCGCTCGGAAATAACGGCAGGGGAAGAGTTTCCTGAGGAGCGGGTCGTGATTGCTGGCCGGGCAATGCTACTCCGTCGAATGGGTAAAGTAACATTTGCCACGCTACAGGATGCGTCAGGGCGTATTCAAGCTTATTTTCAGCGGGACCAGCTTAAGAACTATACTTCTGTTAAGAAAGTTGACCTTGGTGATTGGATTGAGGTCCACGGTAGTCTTTTTGTCACTCAGACTAAGGAACTTACCGTGCGAGTTGATTCGTTTAGGTTGTTGGCAAAGTCATTGCGTCCCCTTCCAGACAAGCATCGAGGTCTCGTTGATAAGGAAGTTCGTTATCGCCAACGTTACATCGATTTGATGGTTAACCCTGACAGGCGAGACACTTTCGTATTACGCAGTAAAGCCGTGTCATTCATACGTCGCCATTTAGATGACTTGGGCTTCATCGAAGTTGAGACTCCGGTATTGCAAACGATCCCGGGAGGTGCCGAAGCAAGGCCCTTCCTTACGCACCACAATGCTCTTGATTACGACTTTCATTTGCGCATTTCACTGGAGTTACACCTCAAGCGCTTGATCGTCGGTGGGTTCGAGGCAGTCTATGAAATCGGTCGTAACTTTCGTAATGAGGGTCTTAGTCACAAGCACAATCCGGAATACACGATGCTTGAACTGTATTGGGCTGGACGTGATTACCTTGAGATCCTGGAGCTTGTTGAAGATATGTATTCGAAGCTAGTGCAGGAAATTACCGGATCAATGATTCTCACCTATCAGGGACAGAAGTTGGACTTTACCCCACCGTGGCCGCGGATCGATTATACCGATGAGCTTGCAACGCGCATGGGTATCGAATTCGATCTCCTCGATGAGCAGCAGCTGCGTTTATGGGTGCATGATCATCACCCACCAGCAGATGGCGAAGAAGCACTTGGGAATCAAGCGTTCAATCAGGTGATGGATAAGCTCTATGATATTTACTTAGAGCCGCACCTAGTCGGGCCTGTATTCGTCATGGATCATCCACAGGTAATTAGTCCGCTGGCAAAGGTACACCCTAAGCGCCCTGGTTTAGTTGCTCGTTTCGAACCGGTAGCAGTGGGAATGGAGCTGGGCAACGCATTTTCTGAACTTAATGATCCACTAGATCAACGTGAGCGTTTCGAACTACAACAGCAGTTGCGTCAAGCTGGTGATGAGGAGTCCCCTCCCCTTGATGAGGATTACCTTGTTGCACTGGAGTACGGTATGCCCCCGACGGGGGGCCTTGGGTTGGGTATTGATCGACTAGCTATGCTACTAGCCGACGTTCCATCGATCCGTGACGTAATTCTATTTCCCCTTTTAAAGCCGGAGTGA
- a CDS encoding aminopeptidase: MPKDNQVTNVQIFEKKLAAYAEVAVRVGLNLQPGQRLIIDASIEAAPMVRRITSEAYRAGAELVDVLWNDPSVTLTRFNFAPDDSFDLVPSWRREAMTRAGERGDAVIYVGSPNPDLLADQDPERVRRHQRAGNEAMRSFNESRDRQMVNWTIVTVPSDAWAARVFPKLPTEEGKRRLWDEVFKAVRVDNTNPVAAWDTHIGTLDRILKHLNSRRYKLLRYRAPGTNLEIGLPQKHCWMNARFLTQRGTSYIANLPTEEVFTSPHRNHAEGVVRASMPLSYGGVLIENFGLRFQSGRVVDAWADSGLETLEGILETDEGARHLGEVALVPNSSPISQSGLLFFNTLYDENASSHMAIGRAFSFTLSGWESQKDKALEKAGINQSLTHVDFMVGSEEMNIDGVRENGSVEAILHAGEWVS, translated from the coding sequence ATGCCTAAAGATAACCAAGTCACAAATGTACAAATATTTGAAAAAAAACTAGCCGCATATGCTGAGGTGGCGGTTCGTGTCGGGCTAAACCTGCAACCGGGACAACGGCTCATCATCGATGCTTCAATAGAGGCTGCCCCAATGGTGCGTCGCATAACCTCAGAAGCTTATAGAGCTGGAGCCGAACTAGTAGATGTTCTTTGGAATGATCCCAGCGTAACGCTGACACGTTTTAACTTTGCCCCAGACGACAGCTTCGACCTTGTTCCTTCATGGCGACGAGAAGCCATGACTCGTGCAGGGGAAAGGGGAGATGCCGTAATATACGTCGGTTCACCAAATCCTGATCTTCTCGCTGATCAGGATCCCGAACGAGTACGCCGCCACCAACGCGCAGGTAATGAGGCAATGCGATCATTTAACGAATCTCGAGACCGACAGATGGTCAACTGGACAATAGTGACTGTACCCAGCGATGCCTGGGCCGCTCGCGTATTTCCTAAACTACCCACAGAGGAAGGAAAGAGGCGACTGTGGGACGAAGTTTTCAAAGCCGTTCGCGTTGATAACACTAATCCCGTAGCTGCTTGGGACACTCACATAGGCACTCTTGACCGAATTCTAAAACACCTTAACAGCCGCCGCTACAAACTTCTCCGTTACCGGGCACCTGGAACTAACCTAGAGATTGGACTCCCACAGAAACACTGTTGGATGAACGCACGATTCCTAACCCAGCGTGGCACATCCTACATTGCCAATCTCCCAACCGAAGAAGTGTTCACTAGCCCACATCGTAACCACGCCGAGGGTGTGGTTAGGGCTTCAATGCCACTGAGTTACGGCGGAGTACTAATCGAGAATTTCGGCTTACGCTTCCAAAGCGGCAGAGTAGTAGACGCTTGGGCTGATAGCGGCCTCGAAACTCTCGAAGGTATTCTCGAAACCGATGAGGGAGCACGCCACCTGGGTGAAGTAGCTCTAGTCCCAAATTCTAGTCCCATTTCCCAATCAGGATTACTTTTTTTCAATACTTTGTACGATGAAAACGCTTCAAGTCATATGGCTATTGGTCGCGCTTTCTCTTTCACCCTCAGTGGGTGGGAATCACAAAAGGACAAGGCCCTTGAGAAAGCCGGAATCAACCAGAGCCTCACTCACGTAGACTTCATGGTTGGTTCGGAAGAGATGAACATCGATGGGGTGAGAGAAAATGGCTCTGTTGAGGCGATTCTCCATGCAGGTGAATGGGTATCATGA
- a CDS encoding ammonia channel protein produces the protein MKKFFALPTLMVIGNAFAQESTLDPAATAWILVSTAFVFLMVIGLAFFYGGLVRRKNALNTMMMSFVSLGVVGLTWSLLGYSFAYDVGNWFVGGFKFAFLNHVGLTGDGVPAILDLAFQGAFAIITAALISGAVVERMRFSAFMLFIALWSLVIYGPLAHWVWGGGFLSTLGAIDFAGGTVVHINAGVAALVLALMIGKRRDYGKKAMLPHQVPFTLLGAGLLWFGWFGFNGGSAYAADGIASLALANTLLAPAATIVIWAIIDLFRVGKVTAVGLATAVIVGLVAITPAAGVVSPLAAIIIGLIATFPSYAFITWRGXSSLDDSLDVFGAHGLGGISGALLTGVFVSTAWGGEVSGSFNQFIIQLVAVGVAIVFSGLGTFIIARIVGLFVPLRAEEKPEEQGLDVPMHGEEAYGDGEGALLIPISTSTKAAQVATGNLENQS, from the coding sequence ATGAAGAAATTTTTTGCTCTACCTACCTTGATGGTGATTGGCAACGCGTTTGCTCAGGAATCCACCCTCGATCCTGCAGCTACGGCATGGATTCTTGTTTCTACTGCCTTTGTGTTTCTCATGGTAATTGGTTTGGCCTTCTTTTACGGAGGATTGGTTCGACGTAAGAACGCTCTCAACACCATGATGATGAGTTTCGTGTCACTCGGAGTCGTCGGTCTCACCTGGTCCCTCTTAGGTTATAGCTTTGCCTACGATGTCGGTAATTGGTTCGTTGGTGGTTTTAAATTCGCATTCCTAAACCATGTCGGTCTCACGGGTGATGGTGTGCCAGCAATCCTTGATCTCGCTTTCCAGGGGGCCTTTGCAATTATCACTGCCGCTCTTATCTCTGGTGCGGTGGTAGAGCGAATGCGTTTCAGTGCGTTCATGCTGTTCATTGCTCTTTGGAGTCTGGTGATTTATGGGCCTCTAGCCCACTGGGTCTGGGGTGGCGGGTTCTTATCNACGCTTGGGGCNATTGATTTTGCGGGCGGCACGGTAGTACACATCAATGCTGGAGTAGCTGCACTTGTACTAGCTTTGATGATTGGCAAGCGTCGCGATTATGGAAAAAAAGCTATGCTCCCCCATCAGGTTCCTTTTACGTTGCTTGGTGCTGGTCTNCTGTGGTTTGGTTGGTTCGGCTTTAACGGTGGTAGTGCATACGCCGCTGATGGTATTGCCTCACTTGCACTCGCAAACACGCTGCTTGCTCCAGCAGCCACAATAGTCATTTGGGCCATCATCGATCTTTTCCGTGTTGGGAAGGTAACTGCAGTTGGTCTTGCAACGGCGGTTATTGTTGGCCTTGTTGCCATAACGCCTGCGGCTGGCGTGGTATCGCCTTTGGCCGCCATCATTATTGGTTTGATTGCGACCTTTCCAAGCTACGCTTTCATTACGTGGCGTGGCAANTCAAGTCTAGACGACTCACTAGACGTCTTTGGCGCCCACGGATTAGGGGGTATTTCCGGTGCCCTCCTGACGGGTGTGTTTGTCTCTACAGCGTGGGGAGGCGAGGTGTCTGGTAGCTTCAATCAATTCATTATTCAACTTGTTGCTGTAGGGGTAGCCATAGTGTTTAGTGGCCTAGGGACCTTTATCATCGCTCGTATTGTGGGTCTGTTCGTGCCACTCCGTGCAGAGGAAAAGCCGGAGGAGCAAGGTCTTGACGTGCCGATGCATGGTGAGGAAGCTTACGGTGACGGTGAAGGAGCCCTACTGATCCCTATCAGCACTTCGACCAAGGCCGCTCAGGTAGCCACGGGTAATTTGGAGAACCAGTCATGA
- a CDS encoding transcriptional regulator — MKLITAVIRKERLNYVLTELFENGIHGITVTQVQGHGGETEKVETYRGLTVKMGLTEKIRLDIGVTEPFVDKTVDVILQTARTGDVGDGKIFVLPVEKVYRIRTGEEDAEAVTPVLN; from the coding sequence ATGAAGCTTATTACTGCTGTCATCCGTAAAGAGCGACTGAATTACGTTCTAACTGAACTCTTTGAGAACGGAATCCACGGGATTACTGTTACTCAGGTTCAGGGCCATGGTGGGGAGACAGAGAAGGTCGAGACGTACCGGGGTCTTACGGTAAAAATGGGTTTAACGGAAAAGATCCGTCTTGATATTGGCGTAACAGAGCCCTTTGTTGATAAGACTGTTGATGTGATTCTACAGACGGCAAGGACTGGTGATGTCGGTGACGGCAAGATTTTTGTCTTGCCAGTGGAGAAGGTCTATCGAATTCGTACTGGAGAGGAAGACGCTGAAGCCGTAACGCCGGTGCTCAATTAG
- a CDS encoding glucose-1-phosphate thymidylyltransferase, translating to MKGLILAAGLGTRLRPITSLRPKPTIYVANKPLIHYGVQDLIEVGITEIGVVVNQVTAEALKEVLTGFSDTNFEFILQNQPKGLAHAVKVSREFLGDEPFVMYLSDNIFEKGIRDFLEAFNTDSDVNAALALVPVEDPRALGVAVVKGDRITQLVEKPEVPPSNLAIAGVYVFDTSIHDAIEVLEPGAKGEYQITDAIQLLLDSGGNVRPVLVDGWWKDTGKAEDILDANRLQLLNLRRRIEGEVENTQITGDVVIESGAIVRDTTICGPAIIASGAVIENAYIGPFTTIGKEVSIFEAELEYTVVGNRTRIKTIETRLQGSLIGEDVEICGDSSQPNTHRLIIGDNSKVTLQQP from the coding sequence ATGAAAGGACTCATCCTCGCAGCGGGACTCGGCACCCGGTTACGACCCATTACCAGCTTGAGACCAAAGCCTACGATTTATGTAGCCAACAAACCTCTTATCCACTACGGAGTTCAGGATCTTATCGAGGTCGGCATCACTGAGATCGGTGTAGTAGTAAACCAGGTCACCGCAGAAGCCCTGAAAGAAGTACTCACAGGGTTCTCCGATACAAACTTCGAATTCATTTTGCAGAACCAACCGAAGGGCCTGGCTCATGCCGTTAAAGTGTCAAGAGAATTCCTTGGCGACGAACCGTTTGTCATGTACCTAAGCGATAACATCTTCGAGAAGGGAATTAGAGATTTTCTTGAGGCTTTCAACACTGATTCGGATGTCAACGCGGCTTTAGCGCTGGTTCCAGTTGAAGACCCAAGGGCCCTGGGGGTAGCTGTAGTGAAAGGGGACCGCATCACGCAACTTGTTGAGAAACCAGAGGTCCCTCCGAGCAATCTAGCTATAGCAGGTGTTTATGTTTTTGACACTTCTATTCATGATGCCATAGAGGTGTTGGAACCAGGTGCCAAGGGTGAATATCAAATCACAGACGCGATTCAACTTCTATTAGACTCAGGGGGAAACGTGCGACCAGTGCTAGTTGATGGCTGGTGGAAAGACACTGGTAAAGCCGAGGATATTCTCGACGCCAACCGCCTTCAGCTTCTTAATCTCCGCAGAAGAATAGAAGGTGAGGTCGAAAACACCCAGATCACTGGTGACGTGGTGATTGAATCAGGAGCAATTGTACGTGACACGACTATCTGCGGACCAGCCATAATAGCGTCAGGTGCCGTCATAGAGAACGCATATATCGGGCCTTTCACTACTATCGGTAAAGAAGTTTCTATTTTCGAGGCAGAACTCGAGTACACCGTGGTTGGGAATCGCACCCGGATCAAAACTATCGAAACACGGCTGCAAGGAAGTCTTATTGGTGAGGATGTCGAAATCTGCGGTGATTCTAGTCAACCCAATACCCACCGCCTGATCATCGGTGACAATAGTAAGGTCACTCTACAGCAACCATAG
- a CDS encoding gliding motility protein GldC has product MTTSDIHVSVSMDDEGIQDIRWEADDAPEPTSQQAKAMILALWDGVERNAMRIDLWTVDMTVDDMNDFVFQTLISLADSYGSATGNKPMSAELKIFAREFAEKASRAEGRQ; this is encoded by the coding sequence ATGACAACTTCGGACATACACGTGTCGGTTTCCATGGACGATGAGGGAATTCAGGATATCCGTTGGGAGGCTGATGACGCTCCTGAACCAACTTCCCAGCAGGCTAAAGCTATGATATTGGCGCTATGGGATGGGGTGGAACGCAACGCGATGCGTATCGACCTTTGGACCGTAGATATGACGGTCGATGACATGAATGATTTTGTTTTCCAGACGCTTATATCACTTGCCGATAGTTACGGAAGCGCCACTGGTAACAAACCCATGTCTGCCGAACTGAAGATATTTGCTCGCGAGTTTGCTGAGAAGGCGAGCCGGGCAGAGGGGCGACAGTAA
- a CDS encoding sulfotransferase gives MSQEREMPSLNHLNRPTSLEEMIKRRIDTGFQSLWDSSKEHGLNFRPCKTDVIISPFAKCGTTWLQHIVYGLKTHGNLDFDDVSRVVPWIETAQALGLNLQAPQIGAFRAYKSHLSWDDIPKGGRYLVSIRDPKDAVVSLFHFFNNWMFEANSVSIADFARKIYLTDRFQGGYWRHLISWWEHRQNNNVLLLCYEEMKRDTPASVRRIAAFLGITLDETLLSLIVKQSSLDFMLKHGDRFNDLLMREMMVSQGLHPAGGDASKVRRGRVGDYRYELPTDVIKEMDEVWHTEVAPKLGYPSYIALQRALAQEIAP, from the coding sequence ATGTCTCAGGAGAGAGAGATGCCTAGCCTGAACCACTTGAACCGCCCGACTTCACTCGAGGAGATGATTAAGCGAAGAATTGATACGGGGTTCCAGTCCCTATGGGACAGCAGTAAGGAGCACGGCCTCAACTTCCGGCCTTGTAAAACAGACGTTATTATCTCGCCTTTTGCAAAATGTGGTACGACCTGGCTTCAGCATATTGTCTACGGCTTAAAAACCCACGGCAACCTGGATTTCGATGACGTTTCCCGGGTGGTGCCTTGGATCGAAACCGCTCAGGCGCTAGGTCTCAACCTCCAAGCGCCACAAATTGGTGCGTTCAGGGCCTATAAAAGCCACTTAAGTTGGGACGATATCCCCAAAGGGGGTCGCTATCTAGTATCGATCCGTGACCCGAAGGATGCCGTAGTTTCACTTTTTCACTTTTTCAACAACTGGATGTTCGAGGCTAACTCTGTATCCATCGCAGATTTTGCTAGGAAGATATACCTTACAGATCGGTTCCAGGGGGGTTACTGGCGTCATCTAATCTCATGGTGGGAACACCGCCAAAACAACAATGTCTTACTCCTATGCTACGAAGAGATGAAGCGGGATACCCCTGCGAGTGTGCGGCGGATTGCGGCCTTCCTAGGCATAACCCTTGACGAAACCCTTCTTAGTCTGATTGTTAAACAATCCTCGTTGGACTTCATGCTCAAGCACGGGGATCGCTTCAACGATCTCCTAATGCGGGAGATGATGGTCAGCCAAGGCCTACACCCTGCCGGGGGTGATGCCTCCAAGGTACGTCGAGGTCGTGTCGGTGATTACCGATACGAGTTACCAACCGATGTCATAAAAGAAATGGACGAAGTATGGCACACCGAGGTGGCACCAAAGTTAGGGTATCCGTCGTATATAGCTCTTCAACGAGCCCTTGCTCAGGAGATAGCACCCTAG
- a CDS encoding xylose isomerase → MDNNKVLLTILNSMAGGTVEESFDQHLAWNLQTLDLKDALYGKTVEQITIPEADQILQAAESRGLSINTLSSGLFYGDIEQGEVAFRETYFPKLNTLLNNARILQPSQVRLLMATSSKREGILNSIVYLEARHPWVFGVYQEAVEKIHSAGFHTVLENEVHNCLFARTDEIAGFFELLDCGDALSLTWDVQNLWQMGTFPSLSVYKVLRPYLGMIHVKGGRTDVAGGALKWRSGLEEASWPVIDIVTEVVADGKSPVICLNSSHGESTPEYTPDYEGDLKFLRRNVKQIA, encoded by the coding sequence ATGGATAACAATAAGGTTCTTCTCACAATCTTAAATAGTATGGCCGGTGGCACAGTCGAGGAATCTTTCGACCAGCACCTCGCATGGAACCTACAGACCCTAGATCTGAAAGATGCCCTCTACGGTAAGACTGTTGAGCAGATCACTATTCCTGAGGCTGACCAGATTCTTCAAGCTGCGGAGAGCCGGGGGCTTAGCATTAATACCCTGTCTAGCGGCCTGTTTTATGGGGATATTGAGCAAGGTGAGGTTGCGTTCCGCGAGACGTATTTTCCTAAACTCAACACCCTCCTAAATAATGCACGAATATTGCAGCCCTCCCAAGTGCGCTTGTTAATGGCCACCTCGTCAAAGCGGGAAGGGATTCTAAACTCAATAGTGTATTTGGAAGCCCGGCACCCGTGGGTGTTTGGTGTTTATCAAGAAGCTGTAGAGAAGATTCACTCGGCAGGTTTCCATACCGTTCTTGAGAATGAGGTTCATAATTGTTTGTTTGCTAGAACTGATGAGATCGCAGGATTTTTTGAGCTCCTAGACTGTGGAGATGCTCTTTCATTAACTTGGGACGTGCAGAATCTCTGGCAGATGGGGACCTTTCCAAGCTTAAGTGTGTATAAAGTACTTCGGCCCTACCTCGGCATGATCCATGTTAAGGGAGGACGTACCGATGTTGCCGGGGGCGCCTTAAAGTGGAGATCTGGCCTTGAAGAAGCCTCTTGGCCAGTGATTGATATCGTTACCGAGGTCGTTGCTGATGGTAAATCACCAGTTATATGTCTCAACTCTTCGCACGGTGAGAGTACGCCGGAATACACGCCGGATTACGAGGGTGACCTGAAATTTTTACGCAGGAATGTAAAACAGATTGCGTAG
- a CDS encoding phytanoyl-CoA dioxygenase has translation MEGLSRSQLQQFRQEGYLKLDALLDPVKDLDPIILEYDGVLDSLAQNLYEAGKISSTYSDLSFGERVIRIYDDTGELHAQYFDFALPQGNVRHDTPMWLGPAVFRAITNPRLLDKVQSVIGGEIYSNPVQHVRIKPPERYIRSETNSVAGLVGVTSWXQDNGVVLPVADESNILTVWFSITDATEEQGCLQVVPGSHKEGLFTHCPGGPGGLEIPEQLLDRARAIPVPTKRGDVLFLNKRTCHNSLSNVSNDIRWSFDLRYNPIGQNTGREEFPGFVARSQQDPASELKDPKHWAQLWYETRKRLADDQIKGPFNRWKADVPACA, from the coding sequence ATGGAAGGTCTTAGTCGATCGCAACTGCAGCAATTTCGACAGGAAGGCTATCTCAAACTAGATGCACTACTTGATCCAGTCAAGGATCTCGATCCCATCATACTTGAGTATGATGGCGTCCTAGATTCCCTTGCGCAGAACCTATATGAAGCCGGCAAGATTTCCTCCACCTATTCAGACCTATCGTTTGGGGAGCGTGTAATCCGTATTTACGATGATACAGGAGAGTTACACGCCCAATACTTTGATTTTGCTCTTCCACAGGGAAATGTTAGGCACGATACACCTATGTGGCTGGGGCCAGCGGTATTTCGGGCTATTACTAATCCCCGCTTACTTGACAAGGTACAGTCTGTAATCGGTGGCGAGATCTATTCAAATCCCGTCCAACATGTCCGAATAAAGCCTCCTGAAAGGTACATAAGGAGTGAGACGAACTCGGTGGCTGGCTTGGTTGGGGTAACCTCTTGGCANCAAGATAACGGTGTAGTGCTCCCAGTAGCCGACGAATCAAATATCCTAACTGTTTGGTTTTCTATAACTGATGCCACGGAGGAACAGGGATGCCTGCAAGTGGTACCCGGTAGTCATAAGGAGGGGTTATTCACTCATTGCCCTGGTGGGCCAGGAGGGCTCGAGATTCCCGAACAACTTCTAGATCGTGCTCGAGCAATCCCTGTTCCGACGAAAAGGGGTGATGTGCTATTCCTTAATAAGCGGACGTGTCACAACTCGCTCAGCAACGTAAGTAACGACATTCGCTGGAGTTTTGATCTACGCTACAATCCCATTGGCCAGAACACTGGAAGGGAAGAGTTTCCGGGTTTTGTTGCCCGGAGTCAGCAAGATCCAGCAAGCGAACTAAAAGACCCAAAACATTGGGCTCAACTGTGGTACGAAACGCGCAAACGCTTGGCTGATGATCAGATTAAAGGTCCCTTCAACCGCTGGAAGGCAGATGTACCTGCATGCGCCTAA
- a CDS encoding mandelate racemase/muconate lactonizing protein, with protein sequence MKINRVEAIAIEVPLPKIHSGATYTIPTRNTIITKIYTDEGLESEVFNGDNRRSGTEVARIINEDIAPLIFGEDPTCNEAIWAKVFTITRAHTQGDRKNLMEAIACVDTAVWDLKGKALGISVNRLMGGYRQRIPITATGGYYREGRTIESYAEEMKWLISVGMGGCKFKVGGLSPEEDYERVASAREGAGPEFILGCDANQGWNIDEATRFAELVAPLNIAWFEEPVHWQDDVRSMAELRKRIQIPINAGQSEITSWAVRRLLDAGAVDYVNFDMSHGGGPTEWLRAAXLCSSVGVKMLXHEETHLAVHTLAAVPNGLYVDCFPDPTRDPIWDRMIINKPKISKGFIDVPQGLGFDIQLDWNELSKYIVS encoded by the coding sequence ATGAAGATTAATCGAGTAGAAGCCATTGCCATAGAAGTGCCGTTGCCCAAAATTCATTCCGGAGCAACCTATACGATCCCGACAAGAAACACCATCATCACCAAAATCTATACGGACGAAGGGCTTGAAAGCGAAGTATTTAATGGTGATAACCGAAGAAGCGGTACAGAAGTGGCTCGTATTATTAATGAAGATATTGCTCCACTGATTTTTGGGGAAGATCCGACATGTAACGAGGCAATTTGGGCAAAGGTATTCACAATTACTAGGGCGCATACCCAAGGTGACCGTAAAAACCTCATGGAAGCGATTGCTTGTGTTGACACAGCAGTTTGGGATTTGAAAGGTAAAGCTCTAGGAATTAGCGTTAATAGACTCATGGGTGGCTATCGACAGAGAATTCCTATTACAGCAACTGGCGGATATTACCGAGAAGGACGCACAATCGAGAGTTACGCGGAAGAGATGAAATGGTTGATAAGTGTTGGTATGGGAGGATGCAAATTCAAAGTTGGTGGGTTGAGTCCGGAAGAGGACTACGAAAGGGTAGCTTCGGCCCGGGAAGGGGCTGGCCCCGAGTTCATACTCGGATGCGACGCTAACCAGGGATGGAATATCGATGAAGCGACCCGATTCGCAGAATTAGTGGCTCCTCTAAATATCGCTTGGTTCGAAGAGCCTGTCCATTGGCAAGATGATGTTCGCTCAATGGCGGAGTTACGAAAGAGAATTCAGATCCCAATCAATGCCGGTCAAAGTGAAATTACCAGTTGGGCTGTTCGCCGGCTTTTGGATGCAGGTGCTGTCGATTACGTAAATTTCGATATGTCTCACGGAGGGGGTCCCACTGAATGGTTACGTGCCGCTANCCTTTGTAGCTCCGTAGGCGTGAAGATGCTACANCATGAGGAGACTCACTTAGCAGTCCACACTCTAGCTGCAGTACCGAACGGACTTTATGTAGACTGTTTTCCTGATCCAACTCGTGATCCTATTTGGGACCGAATGATCATTAACAAACCGAAAATTTCTAAAGGCTTTATCGATGTTCCTCAAGGATTAGGTTTTGATATACAACTTGATTGGAACGAGCTCAGTAAATATATTGTCTCCTGA
- a CDS encoding phosphoglycerate mutase has protein sequence MGFWQSRCRIDREMLDLWLIRHGETDWNSKGLIQGSSDIPLNEVGVGQAQSLHERLKGTTFDRVYTSDLQRAHQTAKIVFPTVLDICPESRLXEINMGCFEGRRWLDLTPEDKALHARGVVGPYHLRIPGXESSDDLQARLRTWRDELPTQGVIAAVAHGGSIGAILFGVIGRPTSRDSGVQGGXGFRFENTSITRLQITNGHVRVQTVNDASHVNKH, from the coding sequence ATGGGGTTCTGGCAATCTAGATGTAGGATAGATAGAGAGATGCTTGATCTTTGGCTAATTCGTCATGGAGAGACTGACTGGAACTCCAAAGGACTCATTCAGGGGAGTTCAGATATCCCGTTAAATGAAGTTGGTGTTGGACAGGCTCAAAGTCTTCATGAGCGGTTAAAGGGGACCACTTTTGATAGGGTCTATACTTCGGACTTGCAGCGTGCCCACCAGACTGCGAAAATTGTTTTTCCCACCGTTTTGGACATTTGTCCTGAGTCTCGGCTGAGNGAAATCAATATGGGCTGTTTCGAGGGTAGGCGTTGGCTTGACCTTACGCCTGAAGATAAGGCCCTACACGCCCGNGGGGTTGTCGGACCTTATCACCTCCGAATTCCGGGTGNGGAGTCGAGCGATGACCTTCAGGCTAGATTAAGGACCTGGCGGGACGAACTGCCAACCCAAGGAGTTATAGCGGCCGTCGCTCACGGCGGTAGTATCGGAGCTATTCTCTTTGGTGTAATAGGAAGGCCAACGAGTAGAGATTCGGGTGTTCAAGGTGGTTNGGGTTTCCGTTTCGAAAACACAAGTATCACTCGCCTGCAAATCACGAACGGGCACGTTCGTGTCCAGACTGTTAATGATGCCAGCCACGTCAACAAGCACTAG